A part of Paraburkholderia azotifigens genomic DNA contains:
- a CDS encoding LysR substrate-binding domain-containing protein gives MTDTVQPTDLSFFSTLAASGSLSAAARELGLTPAAVSKRLTQMEQRAGVPLVNRTTRRMMLTPEGEVYLEHARRILDEIDALSELLGSAKKSPKGLLRVNATLGFGRSHVAPAISRFVNRYPQVAVQLQLSVTPPPLTDDAFDVCIRFGEPPDSRVVARRLAANRRLLCAAPSYIAEYGEPLAPHELVRHNCIGIRQGDEAYGVWRLTTGRGAARKTEAVRINGNLTTNDGEIAVKWALEGHGILMRAEWDINEYLADGRLVQVLPAYETPGADIFAVYSQRHQMSARIRTFVDFIAAELREAREG, from the coding sequence GTGACCGACACCGTTCAACCGACCGATCTGAGCTTCTTTTCGACGCTGGCCGCATCGGGCAGCCTGAGCGCCGCGGCACGCGAGTTGGGCTTGACGCCCGCCGCCGTGAGCAAGCGGCTGACGCAGATGGAGCAGCGCGCGGGCGTGCCGCTCGTCAACCGGACGACGCGCCGGATGATGCTGACGCCCGAGGGCGAGGTGTATCTGGAGCACGCACGCCGGATACTCGACGAGATCGATGCGCTGTCCGAGTTGCTGGGCAGCGCGAAGAAGAGCCCGAAGGGATTGTTGCGGGTGAACGCGACGCTCGGCTTCGGGCGCAGTCATGTGGCGCCGGCCATCTCACGCTTCGTCAATCGCTATCCGCAGGTTGCGGTGCAACTGCAGCTATCGGTGACGCCGCCGCCGCTCACCGACGATGCCTTCGATGTCTGCATCCGCTTCGGCGAGCCGCCCGACAGCCGGGTCGTCGCGCGCAGGCTCGCAGCGAATCGACGGCTGCTGTGCGCGGCGCCTTCGTATATCGCCGAATATGGCGAGCCGCTCGCGCCGCACGAACTCGTGCGGCACAACTGCATCGGCATCCGGCAGGGCGACGAAGCGTATGGCGTGTGGCGGCTGACGACGGGGCGCGGCGCCGCGCGCAAGACGGAGGCGGTGCGCATCAACGGCAATCTGACGACTAATGATGGCGAGATTGCCGTTAAGTGGGCGCTCGAAGGGCACGGCATTCTGATGCGCGCGGAGTGGGACATCAATGAATATCTCGCGGATGGGCGGCTCGTGCAGGTGTTGCCTGCGTATGAGACGCCGGGCGCCGATATCTTTGCGGTGTACTCGCAGAGGCACCAGATGTCGGCGCGCATACGGACGTTCGTGGATTTTATTGCGGCGGAGTTGAGAGAGGCGCGGGAGGGGTAG